One Thermicanus aegyptius DSM 12793 DNA segment encodes these proteins:
- a CDS encoding 4Fe-4S dicluster domain-containing protein — translation MGKRYAFVIHMDRCIGCSACTLACKSYYRLQPGMVRRRVKEMPETITGAPTRAYLSTACNHCDDPACKKACPVGAYSKREDGIVVHHQDRCIGCKMCIKACPYGVPQFDPVKKKADKCSLCFERLDKGELPICVLKCPMEAIEIVDMEKENRGDLVDRVPGYADPSITHPSTRFVLPKTGLQFLQSNFQGGLNHE, via the coding sequence ATGGGTAAACGGTATGCATTTGTCATCCACATGGATCGTTGTATTGGCTGCAGTGCCTGTACCCTCGCCTGTAAGAGCTATTACCGGCTTCAGCCGGGCATGGTACGGAGAAGGGTTAAAGAAATGCCCGAAACCATTACCGGCGCACCTACGCGTGCCTACCTCTCCACCGCCTGCAATCACTGCGATGACCCCGCTTGTAAAAAGGCATGTCCTGTGGGCGCTTACTCCAAAAGAGAAGACGGCATCGTCGTCCACCATCAGGACCGCTGCATCGGCTGCAAGATGTGTATAAAAGCATGTCCCTACGGTGTGCCCCAGTTCGATCCTGTGAAGAAGAAGGCGGATAAGTGCAGTCTCTGCTTCGAGCGACTAGACAAAGGGGAACTGCCCATCTGTGTTTTGAAATGCCCCATGGAAGCCATCGAGATCGTAGATATGGAGAAGGAAAATAGGGGGGATCTGGTGGATCGGGTTCCCGGATATGCCGATCCGTCCATCACCCACCCCAGCACCCGTTTCGTCCTGCCGAAGACCGGGTTGCAATTCCTACAATCCAATTTCCAAGGAGGGTTAAATCATGAATGA